GATGTCTGGAATGAAGAAGCAATCCCTTCTATTCCACCTTTCCATGAAGTAAAAAAAGCTTTATAGAATGGATCAACTGTCCCATCAGCATTTCTGTTAACAAGAAGTTTGGCAAAATCGGCAGTAATATACAGCTCGTTACCTTCATTTTTAAGAAGTGTGTAAGCCACACCAAACCTCAACTGAGTAGGTAACGGGTCTGCCTGAGAAGCATCAACGTAAGATATTTTCGGTCCCATGTTAGAAAGATTAACACCGAATGAAAACTTATCTTTGAGGAATTTTGGACCTCTATCCATTTTGTAAAGCATAGAAAGGTCAAAACTCGTTGTGAAAGCAGTACCTGTACCCTTTTCATTTCCGACAGTAACATCGTTTGGTGACAATCTACTATAAATAAGTCTTGCAACTACGCCAAGTCCAATAGGTTTGCTAATTTTAGTAGCATAACCGAGTGCGAATGCAAATTCGTAGGCTTTATAATCTTTACCTGTGAGATTTCCGAATTCATCAGTCGTAATAACATCACCGATATTAAGGTACGTCAAACTAGCGCCTACAGTACCATTGATTGATTTTACATACTGGCGTGCAGCAAGGTAGTCATAGAACAAGTCAGAAAGTCCTAATCCGGGCAGCCATGGTGAATGTGTGAAGTTGATTTCGGTACCTGTTTGCTGAAAAGCCAGGCCAGAAGCATTCCAGTGCATAGCGGTAGCATCATCGGCAAAAGCCGTACCTGTTTCACCCATACCCGACATTCTTGAGTTTGGTCCGATTAATAGAAAAGGGACACCAGTTGAAATAGTGTTTTGTGCATAAGTCGTATCAAAATAGAAAAAAGCAACAATTGCTAATACTAATCCGATCAATGACTTAACTTTCAAATTACTTAACATTTTACCTCCGTTAAATATTATATTTATATTATTTTAATTTTACCAGCTTACCTGTTTGAACGTTAGAGTACGAACCATCGTCCGATTTGACAATAAGTTTGTATATGTAAGTACCATTAGCTATATAATCACCGTCGGCATCCTTACCGTCCCACTCTATTGAAACATTCTTATCACTTATATTAGTTCTTTTAATATTCTGAATCTTCCTTCCTGCAACTGTGTATATGTACAAGTCAGCATTAAGCGGTACATCAAAATTGTGCTGGAATGTGAATTGCGTATTATCTTTCATTGGATTCGGGAAATTATATACATTAGAAACAACAAGATTCGAAGTACTCTTGACTACAAAATTAGCGAATGTTTCTTTAAAGTTATTATAAGTATCCCAACCAATTATTTTAATAGTATAATTTCCATCAGGAAGGTTATCAAACTTATATTCAACAGTGCCATATTGATATCCATTAGTTGTATTATAAAATTGTGTAAGGTCAATTTTATTATTTTCGTCATCATTCAAGGTTGCTTCAATTTTATGACCTATTGTACCGGTTAAGTTCATACCGCTCTCATCGAAGAAATCAGCAATGAGTTTTGGATTTTGGTTTACAATATCGCCGTTCCTAAAGCTTTTGCTTTCCATAAACAGACTAATATCGGGGCTGATTGTGTCTTTCACTCCTGAAGTATCTATACCGTTTAATACAAAATTTCCAGAATATCCGGAACCTTCGAAGGAAGAATTACTAAAGTAACCCAAAATCTGACCATTTCCATTATTGTAGGAAATATCTTTTGGCACAATAAACTCTATATTCCATCTACCATTAATAACTTTAGCTTTACCTTTAAAAATTGTTCCTCCATCCAAACGAAAATTGAAGTATCTGCCAAAATCAATGAATGAAACATTTTTATTAACATCAAGCACTTTAAGTTCAATATCACCATTAAAATTATCCCAGAAAGTTGAGTCAGATTTTAGAATACTTCCTGAAATTTTCATTTTCTGAAGTGCTTGAACGATAACAGTATCAAAAGTAACAGATTTTCCGTTAATGCTATCAATTCTTGTAAAATATTGCGGAATCCCCAACCTTAATGATGGGTCTCCAATAAGGCAAAACTTCATGTCATTTTCAAGTATTGTTGGAAGCTGATTCTTAACATTGAACATTGCCTTACCTACTCTGATGGGTAAATTTAAAGTATCTTTAACAAACATCAAATTATCCCATAATGCATTATTAAAGGTCTCATTATATGTCGCATAAACAGGTCGGGTAGCTGCAATAACTCCAATTGCACCTGCATTGCTCAAATAAACAAGTTGCTCGCCAGCACTTATTAAGAACGGGTCATCCCAGCGAGCAAGGTCGCAGCTTGCAATAGTAACCAAAGGATATTTATTTTTATTATCTAATTGAGGAACGGATTCTTCTCTCACGAAAACATGTTCATGAGCCCAAAGGTCTGTGCTTCCGTGTCCAGTATAATTTATCAACAACCGACCTTCGTTCCAACCTTTAATTATATCAACATTTGCACCAGGTTTTCTTCTACCTTGTGGAGTAATAATTGCAGGATAAGTGACGATATAAATTTTTTCCTTCTCAAAATCTTTGGGTGTATGTGATTCAGCAAGCCTTTCACACTGATCTGTGTGTAACGATCCTTCTTGCCCCTGATTATTTTCAGTAGTCCATCCATCATCTGCGACGTACATAATTTCTTTCTTCCAGCTTCCAATATTTGAGTTTGATTCATATTCGATTACTTTATCTACGACCGTATTCGCTTCAGCAAGAGAATTTACACAGAAACGTCCGGTGGAAAAATCAGTCCGAACAGCTTCAGGAGATGTAAAATTCTCATTTATATCACAAATAAAATCATCGCTATTGTAGCTGGATATTTCATTCATAGTAGGATCTGATCTTTCGATTGGAGGAACATAATTCTTGAAGTTAAGGTTATATATATTCTTATAATCGAAACTGCCATCTCCTAAGAAAAGGACATATACAGGTCTTTTAGTCCAGTTATTGTATGCATACTTAAGCAGGTTTCTCATTGCAACAGGATCAAGTAAACCGCCTGAAAACTCATTATAAACTTGATTTAATTCCAGGACGAGTGTTTTAAGATAATTCGGGTGGCCTTCGCCGGGTGCTTCCCGCTGAGCTTTGAGCCTGTTTGCGGCAGAAAGAAACTCGCTTGCGGTAAATATGATAAAATCAGCACCATCAGAAATACCTCTAATATTCTGATTGGGGATTTTTGAAGAAATAGAACTCGGAGTTTTGTAACCATTATCTCCGACAACATAGTAATCTTTGATCGAACCATAATTTGTATTATCCTGAAATCTTACTACCCTGTTTGAGTATGAAATTGGAATAATAATAGAAATTTCATTAAATGCGGAGACTTTAAATACCTTTACGGAAGAAGAGTTAAATGGTGATGCCTGATATTCAATCGTTCCGATTGTGTCGGGTGATGTTATTTTTAATAAATTATTTGATGCAGAGCCTGTTGATCTATTGTAAAAGACTTCAAGATAATCATAATATCCCGAAACGGAGGGATAATTCAACTGGTTTGGCAATGAAGCGATTAAATTCATATTTGAATTACCGCTATTTAATATGTATTCAAATGATGTTGTTGACAAAGTAATATGAGAAAAAACACCATTAACACCATATATAGACTGGTAAGTTGAAAATCCAGAATTATCATCTTTGATTAAGTATGTTGCGTCTTGTGAACCACCGTTACCAAGAACAAGTTTACATTTAATTAAGGAACCCGGGACATAACCGGGTAAAGGTTTGTTAAAGGCAAAAAATTCATTGTAACCTATTCTCTGACTAACCCAGAGGTTACCTGTTGTACCAAGATTATTAACTTCAGGTTCTTCGAAAAATTTATCCCTGAAAAAATGTAATGGTTCTAGATTTGGGATATTTTGTGACGAAGTTTCAGACATCCTTAATCCGTTAACGCCTCCAAAGGTTATAAAATAAAAATTAGAATTTGAATATGTGTTTAATTTATGGAAAAATGACTGGCCTTGGAGAAACCATTGGTGCGGTGACTGACCGTAAAAAAGAATAAAGTCATTATCATCAAATACACCGTCTTGTTCTCCGGAGACATAAACGGGATTCTGTACCAGATCTTCAGGTACTGCAGCGGAATTTAAATAGGGAAGTTCAGCACCGCCATTCCCATAGATCTTAATCGTTCTTGGGTCTATTCCTGAAATATTTATACCGGCCTGGCTAAGAAAATTCTTGTCTAGCTTATACATCCCTGTTTCTTTAACTTCAATTTTGTAGTAATCACCTGAAGCGAGAACACTTGGAACAATAGATTTTTTTATTGTGTTATATTCTTGAGTAACCCACATTTTTGAATTTGACCAATTTACAGCAATATCTTTCATGAAATCATCCTCAGCTCTTGTGTTGGGTTTTGAAGAGAATATCGGATTAGCTGAGAAGACAATTCTAAATCGCAAACTAGTAATTCTACGAATACTTTTTGAGAGGGGATTAAACTGAACAGGATTAATCTGAGCAATTCCAAAATATTTATTTCTGAAAATTCCATCCTGAATAAATTCAGCGTTTAATATTGGGTATGGGGAATTCAAAGAATATAATGAATCGTTATATTTATAATCAAAAATAACTTCCAATTTATCTTTAGAGCGTTTCTGTTCAGGAACAGGTTTTACTTCAATATTATTTATTTCTTCATATTTAACATCCAAAATTTCAATTCTATTGTTAGAATATCCAGGCGTAATAACGGGAAAAAATCTACTGCCGATATCAGGGTGACCGACCCGATTTGTATTATGAACTGAATTTATAAATTCAGTATTAGAAGTATATTTTGGAGTGAATTCAATTTCAACATATGAGTTTCCAGAGTAGATGACAGTAAAATCCACCGGTGAGGAATAATGTTTAATTACCTCATTTCTTGTATCCGGTTGTGAAAACAACGGAGATACAATAAGAAAGAAAAATATTAAATATAAGAATTTAGTAAAATTCATAAACTTGATTTTAGTAACATATTAAATATATAGTATAAAAAAACCATTCATTAAAGATTATCCTAATGCCGAATTGTTAGTCTTTAATAAATGGTACGTTATTTTAATAATTGAATTTTTAATTTAAAAATAGTATCGAAATACTTGTATATTGTCTCCTTTTATTTTTACAAAGATATACTTGATTTCAAAAATTGTCAAGCCCTTAACATAAAATTTTACTTTTTTCTCTTTATACCCATTTTATCAATAGAATCCAGGTTCTGTAACGCATTCTTCGCAGCTTCTTGTTCAGCCTGTTTCTTTGATTTTCCCTTACCGATACCGAGACAGTGATTTGCAAGATGAACTTCAACAGTAAAAAGTTTATGATGTTCAGGGCCTTCCTCTTTAATAATTCTGTAATCCGGAATAAAATCTGTATGCGCCTGAGCATATTCAAGGAAACGACTTTTAAAGTTCTCATCAAACTGATTTAGCCATTTAACGTCAAGTTTAGAGAATATTTCTATGTTCAGGAATTTCTTTGCATTTTCATAACCTGAGTCTAGAAAAATTGCTCCTATCAAAGCTTCATAAGCATCTGCCAGTATAGCATCGTAACCCTGGTCTATTGATTTCAAAGCCGTATTAGAAGCGAGGAGGAATTCCTGAATCTTTATATTTTTTGCCCTTTCTGCAAGAAATCTTTTATTAACCAGAATTGAACGAAACTTAGTAAGGTCACCTTCCTCGTTTAAAGGAAAATTCCTGTAAAGAAATTCTGCTACGATTAAATCAAGAACAGCATCACCAAGAAACTCAAGCCGCTCGTTTGAAATAAGATTAACTTTTGAAGAATCTTTTTTGATTTTCAGGAAGGAACGGTGGGTAAGCGCGTTTATAAAATAATTTTTATCAATTATCTTATAGTGTATAGCTGATTGAAATTTTTCAAAGTCTATTTTTTTTGTTGCTTTAGAAAAAGAATCTCCAGACGGAGATTCCTTTTTTAAAAACGGTATAAATATTTTAAGTTTATTTAATAATTTGAACATAAAAAACGAAAATCAACGCGTATATTAATTTTCAAATTTTCTGAATACAATAGCAGTATTATGTCCACCAAATCCTGAATTATCTGATAGTACTGCATTAATATTACGCTTAACAGCTACATTTGGAGTGTAATTCAAGTCACAATCCGGATCTTTTTCATTATAATTTATTGTTGGGGGGACTATACCGTATTTAATAGTTAACAAAGCAGCAATAGATTCGATTGCTCCTGCAGCACCTAATAAATGTCCAACCATAGATTTAATCGAATGTATATTCAAATTGTATGCATGATCGCCAAATACGGTTTTAATTGCAGCAGTTTCATTCCTATCATTAGGAGGTGTCGAAGTGCCATGAGCATTAACGACATCGATTTCTTCAGGTTTCATACCTGAATCGACAATAGCTATTTTCATCGCTCTTGCAACACCCTCGCCATTTGGTGCTGGGTCAGTTATGTGATGTGCATCGGCAGTTAAACCAACACCGGCAATTTCACCGTAAATATTAGCACTTCTTGAAAGAGCATGTTCAAGACTTTCAATAACTATTGTAGCTCCACCCTCTCCCATAACAAATCCATCGCGAGTTTTGTCAAATGGACGTGATGCGGTTTCGGGTGTATCGTTCCTGGTTGAAAGTGCTTTCATTGCGTTGAAGCCGCCAATACCCATCGGACAGATAACAGCTTCAGACCCACCTGTAATCATCACATCAGCATCACCTCTTTGAATAAGCATGAATGAATCAATGATAGCATTAGATGATGTAGCGCAGGCTGATGTAGTTGCATAATTTGGTCCTTTCAGTGCATATTTCATAGATATTCTTCCCGCTGCAATATCAGCAATTAACATAGGAATGAAGAATGGACTAATTCTGTCAGGATTCCCACCACGATCGTAAAGAATATTTTGTTGTTTATGGTAAGTCCACATACCTCCAATACCTGAACCGTAAACGACTCCAATTCTTTCTTTATTTACTGTATCGAGATTTAATCCACTGTCAGTAATTGCCATATCAGAAGCAACCATGGCATATTGGGTAAATGGATCAATTCTCTGTGAGAGTTTTCTATCCATGTAATTCAATGGATCGAAACCTTTTAACTCTGCAGCGAATTTTGTAACGAATTCTGTAGTATCGAAATAAGTAATCGGACCAATACCACTTTTGCCTTCGACAAGTGAATTCCAAAAATCAACTACTGTTAACCCAATAGGTGTAATGGCACCCACGCCTGTAACTACTACTCTTTTTTTCATTTATTGTATATTAACCTTTTTTTGCAAGAATATAATTAACGGCATCATCAACTTTTGCGATTTTTTCTGCATCTTCATCGGGGATTTTAATATCGAATTCTTCCTCAAATTTCATGATTAATTCAACTGTATCAAGAGAATCTGCACCTAAGTCGTTTATAAAATGTGCTTCGGAGGTGATTTTAGATTCTTCAACAC
The window above is part of the Ignavibacteria bacterium genome. Proteins encoded here:
- the rnc gene encoding ribonuclease III — translated: MFKLLNKLKIFIPFLKKESPSGDSFSKATKKIDFEKFQSAIHYKIIDKNYFINALTHRSFLKIKKDSSKVNLISNERLEFLGDAVLDLIVAEFLYRNFPLNEEGDLTKFRSILVNKRFLAERAKNIKIQEFLLASNTALKSIDQGYDAILADAYEALIGAIFLDSGYENAKKFLNIEIFSKLDVKWLNQFDENFKSRFLEYAQAHTDFIPDYRIIKEEGPEHHKLFTVEVHLANHCLGIGKGKSKKQAEQEAAKNALQNLDSIDKMGIKRKK
- the fabF gene encoding beta-ketoacyl-ACP synthase II — translated: MKKRVVVTGVGAITPIGLTVVDFWNSLVEGKSGIGPITYFDTTEFVTKFAAELKGFDPLNYMDRKLSQRIDPFTQYAMVASDMAITDSGLNLDTVNKERIGVVYGSGIGGMWTYHKQQNILYDRGGNPDRISPFFIPMLIADIAAGRISMKYALKGPNYATTSACATSSNAIIDSFMLIQRGDADVMITGGSEAVICPMGIGGFNAMKALSTRNDTPETASRPFDKTRDGFVMGEGGATIVIESLEHALSRSANIYGEIAGVGLTADAHHITDPAPNGEGVARAMKIAIVDSGMKPEEIDVVNAHGTSTPPNDRNETAAIKTVFGDHAYNLNIHSIKSMVGHLLGAAGAIESIAALLTIKYGIVPPTINYNEKDPDCDLNYTPNVAVKRNINAVLSDNSGFGGHNTAIVFRKFEN
- the porU gene encoding type IX secretion system sortase PorU, which codes for MNFTKFLYLIFFFLIVSPLFSQPDTRNEVIKHYSSPVDFTVIYSGNSYVEIEFTPKYTSNTEFINSVHNTNRVGHPDIGSRFFPVITPGYSNNRIEILDVKYEEINNIEVKPVPEQKRSKDKLEVIFDYKYNDSLYSLNSPYPILNAEFIQDGIFRNKYFGIAQINPVQFNPLSKSIRRITSLRFRIVFSANPIFSSKPNTRAEDDFMKDIAVNWSNSKMWVTQEYNTIKKSIVPSVLASGDYYKIEVKETGMYKLDKNFLSQAGINISGIDPRTIKIYGNGGAELPYLNSAAVPEDLVQNPVYVSGEQDGVFDDNDFILFYGQSPHQWFLQGQSFFHKLNTYSNSNFYFITFGGVNGLRMSETSSQNIPNLEPLHFFRDKFFEEPEVNNLGTTGNLWVSQRIGYNEFFAFNKPLPGYVPGSLIKCKLVLGNGGSQDATYLIKDDNSGFSTYQSIYGVNGVFSHITLSTTSFEYILNSGNSNMNLIASLPNQLNYPSVSGYYDYLEVFYNRSTGSASNNLLKITSPDTIGTIEYQASPFNSSSVKVFKVSAFNEISIIIPISYSNRVVRFQDNTNYGSIKDYYVVGDNGYKTPSSISSKIPNQNIRGISDGADFIIFTASEFLSAANRLKAQREAPGEGHPNYLKTLVLELNQVYNEFSGGLLDPVAMRNLLKYAYNNWTKRPVYVLFLGDGSFDYKNIYNLNFKNYVPPIERSDPTMNEISSYNSDDFICDINENFTSPEAVRTDFSTGRFCVNSLAEANTVVDKVIEYESNSNIGSWKKEIMYVADDGWTTENNQGQEGSLHTDQCERLAESHTPKDFEKEKIYIVTYPAIITPQGRRKPGANVDIIKGWNEGRLLINYTGHGSTDLWAHEHVFVREESVPQLDNKNKYPLVTIASCDLARWDDPFLISAGEQLVYLSNAGAIGVIAATRPVYATYNETFNNALWDNLMFVKDTLNLPIRVGKAMFNVKNQLPTILENDMKFCLIGDPSLRLGIPQYFTRIDSINGKSVTFDTVIVQALQKMKISGSILKSDSTFWDNFNGDIELKVLDVNKNVSFIDFGRYFNFRLDGGTIFKGKAKVINGRWNIEFIVPKDISYNNGNGQILGYFSNSSFEGSGYSGNFVLNGIDTSGVKDTISPDISLFMESKSFRNGDIVNQNPKLIADFFDESGMNLTGTIGHKIEATLNDDENNKIDLTQFYNTTNGYQYGTVEYKFDNLPDGNYTIKIIGWDTYNNFKETFANFVVKSTSNLVVSNVYNFPNPMKDNTQFTFQHNFDVPLNADLYIYTVAGRKIQNIKRTNISDKNVSIEWDGKDADGDYIANGTYIYKLIVKSDDGSYSNVQTGKLVKLK
- the porV gene encoding type IX secretion system outer membrane channel protein PorV; the encoded protein is MKVKSLIGLVLAIVAFFYFDTTYAQNTISTGVPFLLIGPNSRMSGMGETGTAFADDATAMHWNASGLAFQQTGTEINFTHSPWLPGLGLSDLFYDYLAARQYVKSINGTVGASLTYLNIGDVITTDEFGNLTGKDYKAYEFAFALGYATKISKPIGLGVVARLIYSRLSPNDVTVGNEKGTGTAFTTSFDLSMLYKMDRGPKFLKDKFSFGVNLSNMGPKISYVDASQADPLPTQLRFGVAYTLLKNEGNELYITADFAKLLVNRNADGTVDPFYKAFFTSWKGGIEGIASSFQTSVGAEYWYGNPKLIALRAGYFYEDPSNGNRRFMTLGAGLRYSLYGFDFSYITGTEDNHPLANTLRFGLIVAF
- a CDS encoding acyl carrier protein is translated as MTKAEVEAKVKQAIIDKLGVEESKITSEAHFINDLGADSLDTVELIMKFEEEFDIKIPDEDAEKIAKVDDAVNYILAKKG